A stretch of DNA from Lotus japonicus ecotype B-129 chromosome 4, LjGifu_v1.2:
tgaaaatttaaaaattctcTTCCTTAGTAGTAAATTAATTAAGTTAACGGTAAAAAAAACCCTAAGCAGTACAACTATTTTTGTTCCCTGTGATTAATTTGTGTTTATTgaaatgttagtggttaataTATCAGTTAGGAATCCCAAAGAACATGACTATTAGTTAGAATTTATAGTATATATTAATCCTAAGTCTTAACTTTAACATAAATTTGATATCAATgccaaataatttattaatgttgattttctaatttaaaaatcaaacaacacatTCATGGTCATAATGACAATATAAAAAACTACCTCAATGATAAATTGATGGAACAATCTTTGCACTACAACTATTTTAGTTATATGTGGTTAATATCATAATATGTGTTTATTGAGAGATTTAATAGTTAATATGTAAGGAATTCAAAAGGACATGATTAGTCAGTTAGGATTTATAGAATATTTTAATCCTAAAAAATGAAAgattattatttttacattaaatttgatatcaaTGTTGGAAATTTTTTAATGCtgaatttctaattaaaaaactatgtagtattttttgttgttgtaaaaAATAGACTTGACCGGCCAGTCTAACAGGTTAAACCTAAAATTGGGCCAGTGACAAATTCGGTGGAAGGAAAAAACCAAAGGAACTCAAAACCGTTGAGGGCTGTAATGCCAGCCATTAACCGATCAAACCAGGCTTAAACCAATGTTGTTGAAAAAGCTTGAACTGATTTGAATcgatattatttaaaaaattatgaaaaatcagaagaaaaaaatcTCTAAGATGGCATCGGTGCTATCTTGCAATGGTATGGAACAATTTTAAAGGATTGTACAATGTACGATAAATTTCAGATGACAATAGTGTCATCTTGCAATGGCATGGAACAACTTTAATTCTCTAAGATGGTACCGGTGTCATCTAAAATGCAATGACATGGAACAACTTTTTTTGAAATGGGAAGAATaacaattcaaaataaaatattataaaaaatttagaattaatcttaaactaaattaaaggtaaataaaaatttaaaataaaataaccaaacaaaaataaatatataataattattttaaaaaaaattacaatttaatATACATAGTTAGGTTCATACAGTGTTATCaatttaaagagaaaaaaatgaatattaaagcattttcatattttttttgaaacccaCAACGATATGTGTACATGGTACTTCATATAGTTAAAATTGTATTATGTACATGATACTACATTTTGTTTGTAAgtaaaataacatcataaaaagttaacaaatacataattaaaaaattgaaaaggtacaaattaatttaaaaaatataaatataataaaaactcatacaaattgataaaaaattaGTTAAGAATGACTTCAAAAACTACTAAATTGttatttagaatttttttaattattttagcatttAGAAAAATAGGGGTAAAAaccgaaaataaataaaatgattgCACTTTTACAAAATATAATCAAACACATTCATcatgaaaaaacaaatttttcttttcttatatatataataaacataataaaaacaacacatattttaaaaataattacacgacaaactaaaatgaaaacccccgtgcatcgcacgggtaaatatatttaaaaaaaacacacagacacgaaaataaaaatgaataacccccgtgcgatgcacgggtaaaagtactagttgatggaataaaaaatgagaaatCATTTAGAGACATAATTTCTTGATCCACCTTCATGTTTGATGAATTACTCTTTAAATATCATTGAATGATGCTTTTAGAAAGAAGAAATCACTAGCCACTTTTAAAATGAGTCTCTTTGAATTTCAATGATGTAACTATACTCACGATAAAGGACAGATAAATGATGGTTTAGACTTTAGACCCTTTATGGGCTGCATATTTTTATATTGTTATCAGAAACGATTGTTGAATTTACGAACACTGGGAAAAAAGAAATTAGAAGTCACAAGGAACATTATTAGACAAATGGAGCTAGGATACACTTGTTTTGATCATAAAGCTTAGCTAAATAAATCAACCTTGGCAGTAAATCACCTTCATTTCATGAAATCATTTCATTATCACAATCCAATGAATTTGATGTTCCcatcaataaaaattgatcCTAAAATTTATTCAACCATGCAAGATTGAGGATTCACTTTTTATCAAAAATTTCAGTTATTTCTATGACTTCCACCATAATGAGAAGGCAAAGTTATATTTTCAAGAATAGATATTTCAATCTGCAATAAAATGTCTTTAGCATCCATTAAATTTCATCAACCAACCATGATCCTCCTATGGAATTACATAACTTTCAGTAACAGATATTTCACTTCATGTGGATATTGTTGACAATGATTGCACAGGAACCCCTTTATTCGCCTCACATTTGCTTATCTGTGATGGACGGTTGCATTATTTCACTTGGTGGCCCTAGCTTGTCTGAGGAAGCAGGTTCATTGCAATTATAGGATATGAAAAGCTGGCTTTATTGCTTGTCTTGGCCTTCCTTATCCAAGAGAACAATCAATGGCAACGTTTCAAGCACTGGCAACATGATTGGAGTTTGGATCTTGCATTACCCCCATCTTTTCTTGCTTCCACCTTCCACATTATTGAGGCTTGATTATGAGTATGTGGGGTTTGCCATCTAAGGAAACATCCAGAGGCTGAATAATACAATCATTAGACACAGGATTAGTGCAAATACAAATTTCAAAGGGATAAGTTATGAAAGAGAAATGTGTGGAGGGTTCCAAACTCCAATCTAGCAAGTACTGAAAAGTTGTTGTCATATGACTGAGGTCACAGGTTCTGGAAATAGCCTCTCATGTAACAAACAAGATAAGGCTGCATAGTGCATACAATAGACCAAGTGGTTGAACCCTTTCCTGAACCTCGCGCATTGTGGGGCCCGCAATGCGCGAGGACAAATGAAGGGGCGTCCCTCCTTGGGCCAGCAACAGAACGATAAACATAAACTCTTTGAGCCGGACCCTCATAGCATCCTTCTTCCTTTATTACTTCAACGTTCAACCTCGGCATCTCTTTCGCCAGCAATCTACACCCATTCATTGTCAGCTTGCAGTCAGACATCCACAGCGACCTCATCGACTCGTACCTCTCCAAACCCGACAGAAGTGCTGCATTGCCGAATGGGCAGTCCCTTATCTCAAGTTTTCTTAGCTTTGGACAGCCTCTCAGCACACACTCCATGCCCCAATCACTGCTTCCAGCAAAAGCCACTGAAAGAGTCTCCAAATTTTTGGCATACTTCCCTATATACTCGAATGTTAGGTCAGTCAGTAAACCTGACACTGCGAGCCTCTGGAGTTTACTGCAAGTTTTAACAACTGCTCCAAAAGCTTCATCCATAGGTTCATGTGTCAGGTAATCTGGCTGACCAGGGTTCATGATGCAGAGTCGGAAATGAGTAAAGTCGGGGCAGTTTTGCACAACGGTAGCAACAGCAGCATTGGTCATCTGACGGCAAAAGTAGAGCACGTAGTGAAGTCTCGGGCATCCACGAGAGAGAGCAACAAACCCTGATTCAGTAACCCCATGGCCAatggcctcatcttcaaagggaTCTGCTGGAAAAACACGCAGTTCCTCAAGCAGTGGACAGTGTGAACCAACAGCTTCCAGTCCCTTGTCTTCCACTGTGTCCACAACCTTCACCAGTAATTTAGTCAGTAAGGAAAAACTCAATATCAATGAAACCATAGAATAAAAAACACACCAAAAGAGAACAAAAACAAAGACATACCCAAAGGCGCCGAAGATTAGGACAGTGAACAAGAAGCTTAGCAAGATCATCGCCGTCAAGAGGAGCATAACTTAAATTGAAGAAAGTAAGATTTGTGCAAGCAGGGTACAGAAGAGGGAGATATTGTTCTGCAGGATCCCATAAACCAGAAAGGGTATGGAGGTTTTTACAATTGTTGAACGCACTCTCAATCTCTGAATACTGCTGAGCTGTCAGATCGTCTTCTGAAAATGAACCACTACCAAGTTCACATAACTGAGGGGCGCGAACAAGTAGTCTTTGTAACTGTTCTAGTGTTACACTTCTATTAACCTTCAAAGTCTTCAATGATTTACATCTACTGACAAGCTTCTCTAGTGCATCAGAATTTACATCATTGGGAAGGTTGGCAAAGTTCAATACTTCCAATGATGTAAAgctttctgggaagcaactcaACCAGTTACCACTTTTGTCATCAATACCATTCTCTTGTATGTCAAGCTCAGTTAAATTCCTGCATCCAAGTAGAATTCAGAAGATTATCTACTGGCCAAATGAAAGATTAAGCAACAATAGTTCTTATAATGGAGATAATAACTATTATTCCAAAAACTCAACATGATGCTA
This window harbors:
- the LOC130710282 gene encoding transport inhibitor response 1-like protein Os04g0395600, whose product is MECRIRKKESPEPNILNQASPFPDEVLERVLGMVKSRKDRSSVSLVCKEWYNAERWSRRSVFIGNCYSVSPEILTRRFPNIRSVTLKGKPRFSDFNLVPANWGADIRSWLVVFADKYPLLEELRLKRMTVSDESLEFLALSFPYFKALSLLSCDGFSTDGLAAIATSCKNLTELDIQENGIDDKSGNWLSCFPESFTSLEVLNFANLPNDVNSDALEKLVSRCKSLKTLKVNRSVTLEQLQRLLVRAPQLCELGSGSFSEDDLTAQQYSEIESAFNNCKNLHTLSGLWDPAEQYLPLLYPACTNLTFFNLSYAPLDGDDLAKLLVHCPNLRRLWVVDTVEDKGLEAVGSHCPLLEELRVFPADPFEDEAIGHGVTESGFVALSRGCPRLHYVLYFCRQMTNAAVATVVQNCPDFTHFRLCIMNPGQPDYLTHEPMDEAFGAVVKTCSKLQRLAVSGLLTDLTFEYIGKYAKNLETLSVAFAGSSDWGMECVLRGCPKLRKLEIRDCPFGNAALLSGLERYESMRSLWMSDCKLTMNGCRLLAKEMPRLNVEVIKEEGCYEGPAQRVYVYRSVAGPRRDAPSFVLAHCGPHNARGSGKGSTTWSIVCTMQPYLVCYMRGYFQNL